The proteins below come from a single Miscanthus floridulus cultivar M001 chromosome 1, ASM1932011v1, whole genome shotgun sequence genomic window:
- the LOC136465666 gene encoding uncharacterized protein, which translates to MPSRLICSSSSLIQMLIKNNRAIRHPLSDGPCAVLQYADDTIVVVRADADSARHLKRVLDTFAAATGLAINFSKSTVNTMNVAEDHLQSLVTALHCRQGTFPQTYLGAFLWSGSDRTTDAQCLIAWENVCALKEDGGLGVKRLETQNAALLLKLIHRLHHPGSSAWERWATSQTALSDQSGCLARAHWTALRQLLPAYQKMMTVRVGDGSSTDF; encoded by the exons ATGCCCTCTCGCCTTATCTGTTCCTCCTCGTCGCTGATCCAGATGCTGATCAAGAACAACCGCGCCATCAGACACCCACTCTCGGACGGTCCATGCGCCGTCCTCCAGTACGCCGACGACACCATTGTGGTGGTCCGAGCGGACGCTGACTCTGCTCGGCATCTGAAGAGGGTTCTGGACACTTTTGCTGCGGCGACGGGGCTCGCCATCAATTTCTCCAAGAGCACCGTCAACACCATGAATGTCGCCGAAGACCATCTTCAAAGCCTGGTGACCGCGCTCCACTGCCGACAAGGAACATTCCCACAGACCTACCTTGG GGCCTTCCTGTGGTCTGGGTCCGACCGCACAACCGACGCCCAATGCCTCATCGCCTGGGAAAATGTATGCGCGCTGAAAGAAGACGGGGgcctcggcgtcaaacgcctagAGACCCAGAACGCCGCCCTGCTCCTCAAGCTAATACACCGCCTGCATCACCCCGGCAGCTCCGCCTGGGAGCGCTGGGCGACGTCCCAGACCGCGCTCTCGGACCAGAGCGGCTGCCTTGCTAGGGCTCACTGGACCGCGCTCCGCCAGCTGCTGCCGGCGTACCAGAAGATGATGACGGTGAGGGTAGGCGACGGCAGCTCCACCGACTTCTAG